A region of Streptomyces sp. NBC_01267 DNA encodes the following proteins:
- a CDS encoding PP2C family serine/threonine-protein phosphatase, which produces MSQTNLAACPSCEEPLEPGDLFCGACGYDLSAVPEPPDDRPASAVGGTGPAPGVAWPDAAEGTGTGEPAPVQTAGDVPGVASDGSELPPVVRFDGPPSPAEYALPAPDPAAAAAASAPPEGTKVCVACRTGRIDDDGYCENCGHAQPRERDHMEEELDAVAAVSDRGLRHHRNEDAFAVSSAALPDGSPAVVAVVCDGVSSATRPDEASAAAAAAAKDALQTSLPAGVHPQQALHEAILASSEAVNSLAAGPDRAMEHGPHHHQNAPACTLVAAIVAGGLLVVGWVGDSRVYWVPDDRTAHPSRLTEDDSWAAQMVATGLMSEAQAYADERAHAITGWLGADAYELEPHTASFKPDRPGVVVVCSDGLWNYAESAEEMTQVVPADASVRPLHCAQVLVGHALDGGGHDNVTVAVVPFRVPAQGAGSACTA; this is translated from the coding sequence ATGTCCCAGACGAACCTGGCCGCCTGCCCCAGCTGCGAGGAGCCGCTGGAGCCGGGCGACTTGTTCTGCGGCGCGTGCGGATACGACCTGTCGGCCGTGCCCGAACCGCCGGACGACCGGCCCGCGTCGGCCGTCGGCGGTACCGGCCCCGCGCCGGGTGTGGCCTGGCCGGACGCCGCGGAGGGGACCGGCACGGGCGAACCCGCCCCCGTACAGACGGCGGGCGATGTGCCCGGTGTGGCGTCGGACGGGAGCGAACTGCCCCCGGTCGTACGGTTCGACGGGCCTCCCTCGCCCGCGGAGTACGCGCTGCCCGCCCCGGACCCCGCAGCGGCAGCCGCCGCGTCCGCCCCGCCCGAGGGCACCAAGGTCTGTGTCGCCTGCCGCACCGGCCGGATCGACGACGACGGCTACTGCGAGAACTGCGGCCATGCGCAACCCCGTGAGCGGGACCACATGGAGGAGGAGCTGGACGCGGTCGCCGCGGTGAGCGACCGCGGACTGCGCCACCACCGCAACGAGGACGCGTTCGCGGTGTCCTCGGCGGCGCTGCCCGACGGTTCACCGGCCGTCGTCGCAGTCGTCTGTGACGGGGTGTCCTCGGCGACCCGCCCCGACGAGGCGTCGGCCGCCGCAGCCGCCGCGGCCAAGGACGCGCTGCAGACCTCCCTGCCCGCGGGCGTGCACCCGCAGCAGGCGCTGCACGAGGCGATCCTCGCCTCGTCAGAAGCGGTCAACTCACTGGCTGCCGGGCCCGACCGGGCCATGGAGCACGGCCCGCACCACCATCAGAACGCCCCGGCGTGCACCCTGGTCGCCGCCATCGTGGCGGGCGGGCTGCTCGTCGTCGGCTGGGTCGGGGACAGCCGTGTCTACTGGGTGCCCGACGACCGGACGGCACATCCGTCCCGGCTCACCGAGGACGACTCCTGGGCCGCGCAGATGGTGGCGACGGGGCTGATGAGCGAGGCGCAGGCGTACGCCGACGAGCGCGCCCACGCCATCACGGGCTGGCTCGGCGCCGACGCGTACGAACTGGAGCCGCACACCGCTTCCTTCAAGCCGGACCGGCCGGGAGTGGTGGTGGTGTGCTCCGACGGCCTGTGGAACTACGCGGAGTCGGCGGAGGAAATGACACAGGTCGTTCCGGCCGACGCGAGCGTCCGGCCGCTGCACTGCGCACAGGTGCTCGTCGGCCACGCGCTCGACGGTGGGGGCCACGACAACGTAACAGTGGCCGTTGTGCCGTTCCGCGTGCCCGCACAAGGGGCAGGATCCGCCTGCACGGCGTGA
- a CDS encoding vWA domain-containing protein — translation MANFSKSNVPQFSVDVYQNEFLPEGGRDVNAIVTVTSTGGGTSGGTLTGPGVPSPRLPGQAPGSAVVIMVDCSGSMDYPPTKMRNARDATASAIDALRDGTAFSVVAGTHVAKDIYPGNGRLATADPQTRAQAKEALRRLSAGGGTAIGTWLRLADRLLNSADGPYDAAGVPPIRHGILLTDGRNEHESPEDLRAALDAGAGRFTCDARGVGTDWEVKEVTAIASALLGTADIVADPAGLAADFTQMMENAMGKEIADVALRLWTPVGVEIKFVKQVAPRVEQLTDRRTEVGPRAGDYPTGSWGDESRDYHVCVQVPEAGIGQEMLAARVSLVLPDPSGGAPQTLSQGLVRAVWTDDMVASTSINPQVAHYTGQAELAQVIQQGLDARKSGNLDGATAKLGRAVQLAAVSGNQDTAKLLAKVVDVVDEATGTVRLKAKVAEADEMTLETRSTKTVRVKK, via the coding sequence ATGGCCAACTTCTCCAAGTCCAACGTGCCGCAATTCTCGGTCGACGTGTACCAGAACGAGTTCCTGCCGGAGGGCGGGCGCGACGTCAACGCGATCGTCACGGTCACCTCGACCGGGGGCGGCACCAGCGGCGGCACCCTCACCGGGCCGGGCGTTCCGTCCCCCCGGCTGCCGGGGCAGGCGCCGGGTTCCGCCGTGGTGATCATGGTGGACTGCTCGGGTTCGATGGACTACCCGCCGACGAAGATGCGCAACGCCCGCGACGCGACGGCCTCGGCCATCGACGCGCTGCGTGACGGCACCGCGTTCTCCGTGGTGGCGGGGACCCATGTGGCCAAGGACATCTATCCGGGCAACGGCCGTCTGGCCACCGCTGATCCGCAGACCCGCGCCCAGGCCAAGGAAGCGCTGCGCAGGCTGAGTGCGGGCGGCGGTACGGCGATCGGCACCTGGCTGCGGCTCGCCGACCGGCTGCTGAACTCCGCGGACGGCCCGTACGACGCGGCGGGCGTGCCGCCGATCCGGCACGGCATCCTGCTGACCGACGGCCGCAACGAACACGAGTCGCCCGAGGACCTGCGGGCGGCGCTCGACGCCGGGGCGGGCCGGTTCACCTGTGACGCCCGCGGGGTCGGCACGGACTGGGAGGTCAAGGAGGTCACCGCCATCGCCTCGGCGCTGCTCGGGACGGCCGACATCGTGGCCGATCCGGCGGGCCTGGCCGCGGACTTCACGCAGATGATGGAGAACGCGATGGGCAAGGAGATCGCGGACGTGGCGCTGCGCCTCTGGACACCCGTCGGCGTGGAGATCAAGTTCGTCAAGCAAGTGGCGCCCCGGGTGGAGCAGTTGACGGACCGTCGCACGGAGGTGGGACCGCGGGCCGGGGACTATCCGACCGGCTCGTGGGGCGACGAGTCCCGCGACTACCACGTGTGTGTGCAGGTCCCCGAGGCGGGCATCGGCCAGGAGATGCTCGCCGCCCGCGTCTCGCTCGTGCTGCCCGACCCGTCCGGCGGCGCCCCGCAGACCCTGTCGCAGGGGCTGGTGCGGGCGGTGTGGACGGACGACATGGTGGCGTCCACCTCCATCAACCCGCAGGTGGCTCACTACACCGGCCAGGCCGAACTGGCACAAGTCATTCAACAGGGCCTTGATGCCCGCAAGTCCGGCAATCTGGACGGCGCCACGGCCAAGCTCGGCCGCGCGGTACAGCTGGCGGCGGTCTCGGGCAACCAGGACACCGCGAAGCTGCTCGCGAAGGTGGTGGACGTCGTCGACGAAGCGACCGGTACTGTGCGACTGAAGGCAAAGGTCGCGGAGGCGGACGAGATGACCCTCGAAACGCGCTCCACGAAGACAGTTCGCGTGAAGAAGTAG
- a CDS encoding FHA domain-containing protein has protein sequence MPTCPNGHQSGSDDWCEVCGHRMGAVPPPPPPPPPYAGPGGPQQPPPPPQGGNPAAAYGYPPDPTAQAEICPQCRTPREAGAPFCEECRWNFLTSTATSYTPVAPNLPPGFQSQQQPPRPPDAFDYQSSRPSQVNRPAEPLTNDPSRRQGPPPPTPYQQQPGPPPPPSFAQPPRAPQAPQQPQQPQQPSADDWLLPPPSQAQPPQGPPRPQPQGPGPQGPGPQGGGPQGPGQHGPGPQGPGQHGPGPQGPGQHGPGQHGPGQPGPQHPPQAQQQPQAPQPPQPQSWSATVGPDREYFMAMMQRSGPEATGLNLPAYSPEQQLPLTGNQITIGRRRHSTGESPDIDLAVPPEDPGVSHQHAVLVQQPDGSWAVVDQNSTNGTTVNGAEDPIPPYVPIPLEEGDRVHVGAWTTITIHRA, from the coding sequence ATGCCGACCTGCCCGAACGGACACCAGTCGGGATCCGACGACTGGTGCGAGGTCTGCGGCCACCGCATGGGCGCCGTGCCGCCGCCTCCCCCTCCGCCCCCGCCGTACGCGGGACCCGGCGGACCCCAGCAGCCGCCCCCGCCGCCGCAGGGAGGGAATCCGGCCGCCGCTTACGGCTACCCGCCGGACCCCACGGCCCAGGCGGAGATCTGCCCGCAGTGCCGTACGCCGCGCGAGGCCGGTGCGCCGTTCTGCGAGGAGTGCCGGTGGAACTTCCTCACCAGCACCGCGACGTCGTACACCCCGGTCGCCCCGAATCTGCCGCCGGGCTTCCAGTCCCAGCAGCAGCCGCCGCGGCCTCCGGACGCGTTCGACTACCAGAGCTCGCGGCCCTCGCAGGTGAACCGCCCCGCCGAGCCGCTGACGAACGACCCGTCCCGGCGGCAGGGTCCTCCGCCGCCGACTCCGTACCAGCAGCAGCCGGGCCCTCCGCCACCGCCGTCGTTCGCCCAGCCGCCGCGCGCGCCACAGGCTCCCCAGCAGCCCCAGCAACCTCAGCAGCCGAGCGCGGACGACTGGCTGCTGCCCCCGCCGTCCCAGGCACAGCCGCCGCAGGGGCCGCCCCGGCCACAGCCCCAGGGTCCCGGACCGCAGGGTCCCGGACCGCAGGGGGGCGGTCCCCAAGGCCCCGGTCAGCACGGTCCCGGCCCCCAAGGCCCCGGTCAGCACGGTCCCGGCCCCCAAGGCCCCGGTCAGCACGGTCCCGGTCAGCACGGTCCCGGTCAGCCCGGTCCTCAGCACCCGCCGCAGGCCCAGCAGCAGCCGCAGGCTCCACAGCCGCCGCAGCCGCAGAGCTGGTCCGCCACCGTCGGTCCGGACCGTGAGTACTTCATGGCGATGATGCAGCGCAGCGGCCCCGAGGCCACCGGCCTGAATCTGCCCGCCTACTCCCCGGAGCAGCAGCTTCCGCTCACCGGCAACCAGATCACCATCGGCCGCCGCAGGCACTCCACGGGCGAGTCCCCCGACATCGATCTGGCCGTCCCCCCGGAGGATCCCGGGGTCTCGCACCAGCACGCGGTCCTGGTCCAGCAGCCCGACGGCTCCTGGGCCGTGGTCGACCAGAACTCCACCAACGGCACCACGGTCAACGGCGCCGAGGACCCGATCCCGCCCTACGTACCGATCCCGCTCGAAGAGGGCGACCGGGTGCACGTGGGTGCCTGGACCACCATCACGATCCACCGGGCCTGA
- a CDS encoding methyltransferase domain-containing protein yields the protein MGADRELRAALVREIAEGGALADPAWRRAFEEVPRHLFVPYYFADGLWRRERLWSEDPDPERRRRWLEGVYTDQPLAIRVRDGELVSSSSQPSLMARMLDELDVRDGNAVLEIGAGSGYNAALLAHRLGDSLVTTVDLDPEITESARGHLEAAGYAPAVVTGDGARGCPAQAPFDRIIATCTLQSVPGAWLAQCRPGARILAPLSTGLIVLEVQDTEYAQGRFLDTPAYFVPLRGGGGDEPPLRSGGLPPSVLENGLFRFLLTLTAGSLDPVEAFSLWEREERPARERYGVTVSGGHEWAWLDDPEGPYAWPLVPPASRLPAVRPGGS from the coding sequence ATGGGCGCAGACCGGGAATTGCGGGCGGCGCTGGTGCGGGAGATCGCGGAGGGCGGTGCTCTGGCGGATCCGGCCTGGCGCAGGGCGTTCGAAGAGGTGCCGAGACACCTCTTCGTGCCGTACTACTTCGCGGACGGCTTGTGGCGCCGCGAGCGGCTCTGGAGCGAGGACCCGGACCCGGAGCGGCGCAGACGCTGGCTGGAGGGGGTCTACACCGACCAGCCGCTGGCCATCCGCGTCCGGGACGGCGAGCTGGTGTCGTCCAGCAGCCAGCCCTCGCTGATGGCGCGGATGCTCGACGAACTGGACGTGCGGGACGGGAACGCCGTCCTGGAGATCGGTGCGGGCAGCGGGTACAACGCCGCTCTGCTGGCCCATCGGCTGGGAGATTCTCTGGTCACGACCGTCGACCTCGATCCGGAGATCACCGAATCGGCCCGCGGTCACCTGGAGGCCGCCGGGTACGCACCGGCCGTCGTCACCGGCGACGGGGCCCGGGGCTGCCCGGCGCAGGCCCCCTTCGACCGGATCATCGCCACCTGCACGCTCCAGTCCGTGCCCGGCGCCTGGCTCGCGCAGTGCAGGCCGGGGGCGCGGATCCTCGCGCCGCTGTCGACCGGGCTGATCGTGCTGGAGGTGCAGGACACGGAGTACGCGCAGGGGCGGTTCCTGGACACGCCCGCCTACTTCGTGCCGCTGCGGGGCGGCGGGGGCGACGAGCCGCCGCTGCGTAGTGGAGGACTGCCGCCCAGCGTGCTGGAGAACGGACTCTTCCGCTTCCTGCTCACACTGACCGCGGGCAGCCTGGACCCGGTCGAGGCGTTCTCCCTCTGGGAACGGGAGGAGCGCCCCGCGCGGGAGCGGTACGGGGTGACGGTCAGCGGGGGGCACGAATGGGCCTGGCTGGACGACCCCGAAGGGCCGTACGCCTGGCCGCTCGTACCCCCCGCTTCCCGGTTGCCGGCCGTCAGGCCCGGTGGATCGTGA
- a CDS encoding globin, producing the protein MTEIPRGTLQEQTFYEQVGGEETFRRLVHHFYQGVAGDPTLRPMYPEEDLGPAEERLVLFLMQYWGGPRTYSDNRGHPRLRMRHAPFKVDRAAHDAWLKHMRAAVDELGLAEEHEQQLWKYLTYAAASMVNSDG; encoded by the coding sequence GTGACAGAGATCCCGCGCGGCACGCTTCAGGAGCAGACCTTCTACGAGCAGGTCGGCGGCGAGGAGACCTTCCGGCGACTGGTTCACCACTTCTATCAGGGCGTCGCCGGCGATCCCACGCTGCGCCCCATGTACCCGGAGGAGGACCTCGGCCCGGCCGAGGAGCGGCTCGTGCTGTTCCTGATGCAGTACTGGGGCGGCCCCCGCACCTACAGCGACAACCGCGGCCACCCCAGGCTGCGGATGCGTCACGCCCCCTTCAAGGTCGACCGGGCCGCCCACGACGCCTGGCTGAAGCACATGCGGGCGGCGGTCGACGAGCTGGGCCTGGCCGAGGAGCACGAGCAGCAGCTGTGGAAGTACCTCACGTACGCGGCGGCTTCGATGGTCAACAGCGACGGCTGA